In Mya arenaria isolate MELC-2E11 chromosome 1, ASM2691426v1, the genomic stretch CTCTTGACAACCATTACACTGAACCCTCTTGACAACCATATCACTGAACCCTCTGGACTTGCATTACGTTGTCAAACCCTCTTGACTACCATAACACTGAACACTCTTGACTACCATTTCACTGGACCCTCTTCACAACCATAACACTGAACCCTCTTGACAACCATAACACCGAACCCTCCTGACTACCATTACACTGAACCCTCTTGACTACCATTTCACTGAACCCTCCTGACTATCATTTCACTGAACCCTCTTGACAACCATTACACTGAACCCTCTTGACAACCATATCACTGAACCTTCTGGACTTGCATTACGTAGTCAAACCCTCTTGACTACCATAACACTGAACACTCTTGACTACCATTTCACTGGACCCTCTTCACAACCATAACACTGAACCCTCTTCACAACCATAACACCGAACTCTCTGGACTAGCATTAAGTTGCAAAACTCTCTTGACAACCATAACACTGAACCCTTTACAACTAGCATTACGTTGTCAAACCCTCTTGACTACCATAACACTGAACACTCTTGACTTCCATTTCACTGGACCCTCTTGACAACCATAACACCGAACCCTCTGGACTAGCATTAAGTTGCAAAACCCTCTTGAAAACCATAACACTTGACCCTCTTGACTACCATTACACTGGACCCTCTTGACTACCATAACACTAAACACTCTTGACTTCCATTACACTGAACGCTCTTGACTTCCATTACACTTGACCCTCTTGACTACCATTACACTGAACCCTCTTGACTACCATTACACTGGACCCTCTTGACTACCAATACACTGGACCCTCTTGACTACCAATACACTGAACCCTCTAGACTACCATTACACAGGTAAATACCCTCTTGACTACCAATACACTGAACCGTCTTGACTACCAATACACTAAACCCTCCTGATTACCATTACACAGGTACATACCTTCTTTACTACCAATACACTGAACCCCCTTGACTACCATTGCACCATACCCTGCAGACTACCATTACACTGAGCCTCTTGACTACCAATACACTAAACCCTCCTGACTACCATTACACTGAACCCTCTTGACTACCAATGCACTTAACCCTCAATACTGCCATTACACTGAACCCTCTTGACTAATATTACACTGGGCCCTCTTGACTACCATTACACTGAACCCTCTAGACTACCATTACACTGAACCCTCTGGACTACTATTACACTGAACCCTCTTGACTATCATTACACTGAACCCTCTTGACAACTATTACACTGGGCCCTCTTGACTACCATTACACTGAACCCTCTTGACAACCAATACACTGAACTCTCCTGACTACCATAACACTGAACCCTCTTGACTACCATTTCACTGAACCCTCCTGACTACCATTACACTGAACCCCTTTTGACCACCATTTCACTGAACCCTCTTGACAACCATTACACTGAACCCTCTTGACAACCATTACACTGATCCCTCTGGACTTGCATTACGTTGTCAAACCCTCTTGACTACCATAACACTGAACACTCTTGACTACCATTTCACTGGACCCTCTTCACAACCATAACACTGAACCCTCTTGACAACCATAACACCGAACCCTCCTGACTACCATTACACTGAACCCTCTTGACTACCATTTCACTGAACCCTCCTGACTACCATTTCACTGAACCCCTTTTGACTACCATTTCACTGAACCCTCTTGACAACCATTACACTGAACCCTCTTGACAACCATATCACTGAACCCTCTGTACTTGCATTACGTTGTCAAACCCTCTTGACTACCATAACACTGAACACTCTTGACTACCATTTCACTGGACCCTCTTCACAACGATAACACTGAACCCTCTTCACAACCATAACACTGAACTCTCTGGACTAGCATTAAGTTGCAAAACCCTCTTGACAACCATAACACTGAACCCTTTACGACTAGCATTACGTTGTCAAACCCTCTTGACTACCATAACACTGAACACTCTTGACTTCCATTTCACTGGACCCTCTTGACAACCATAACACCGAACCCTCTGGACTAGCATTAAGTTGCAAAACCCTCTTGACAACCATAACACTTGACCCTCTTGACTACCATTACACTGGACCCTCTTGACTACCATAACACTGAACACTCTTGACTTCCATTACACTGAACACTCTTGACTTCCATTACACTTGACCCTCTTGACTACCATTACACTGAACCCTCTTGACTACCATTACACTGGACCCTCTTGACTACCAATACACTGGACCCTCTTGACTACCATTACACTGGACCCTCTTGACTACCATTACACTAGACTCTCTTGAATACCATAACACTGAACCCTCTTGACTACCATTACACTGGACCCTCTTGACTACCAATACACTGGACCCTCTTGACTACCATTACACTTGACCCTCTTGACTACCATTACACTTGACACTCTTGACAACCATTCCACTGGACCCTCTTGACTACCATTACACTGGACCCTCTTAACAACCATAACACTGAACCCTCTTGACAACCATAACACTGGACCATCTTGACAAACATTACACTGAACCCTCCTGACTACCATTACACTTGACACTCTTGACTACCATTACACTGAACCCTCCTGACTACCATTACACTGAACCCTCCTGACTACCATTACACTGAACCCTCTTGACTACCATAACACTTGACAGCCATTACACTGAACCCTCTTGACTAACATTACACTTGACAACCATTACACTGAACCCTCTTGACAACCATTACACTGAACCTTCTTGACAACCATAACACTGGACCCTCTTGACTGCCATTACACTGGACCCTCTTGACAACCATAACACTGGACCCTCTTCACAACCATAACACTGGACCCTCTTGACTACTATTACACTGGACCCTCTTGACAAACATAACACTGAACCCTCTTCACAACCATAACACTGGACCCTCTTCACAAACATAACACTGGACCCTCTTGACTACCATTACACTGAACCCTCCTGTCACCATTACACTGAACCCTTTTGACTACCATTACACTTGACAAACATAACACTGAACCCTCTTCACAACCATAACACTGGACCCTCTTCACAAACATAACACTGGACCCTCTTGACTACCATTACACTGAACCCTCCTGTCACCATTACACTGAACCCTCTTGACTACCATTACACTTGACAACCATTACACTGAACCCTCTTGACTACCATTACACTTGACAACCATTACACTGAACCCTGTTGACAACCATTACACTGAACCCTCTTGACAACCATAACACTGGACCCTCTTGACTACCATTACACTGAACCCTCCTGTCACCATTACACTGAACCCTCTTGACATTACACTGAACCCTCTTGACTACCATTACACTTGACAACCATTACACTGAACCCTGTTGACAACCATTACACTGAACCCTCTTGACAACCATAACACTGGACCCTCTTGACTACCATTACACTGAACCCTCCTGTCACCATTACACTGAACCCTCTTGACTACCTTTACCCATAACACTGGACCCTCTTGACTACCATTACACTGGACCCTCTTGACAACCATAACACTGAACCCTCTTCACAACCATAACACTGAACCCTCCTGACTACCATTACACCTGACACTTTTGACTACCATTACACTTGACATTCTTGACTACCATTACACTGAACCCTTCTGACTACAATTACACCTGACACTCTTGACTACCATTACACTTGACACTCTTGACTACCATTACACTGAACCCTCCTGACTACCATTACACTGAACCCTTCTGACTACCATTACACTGAACCCTGTTGACTACCATTACACTGAACCCTCTTGACTACCATTACACTTGACAACCATTACACTGAACCCTCTTGACTACCATTACACTTGACACTCTTGACAACCATTACACTGAACCCTCTTGACAACCATTACACTGGACCCTTCTTGACAATCCTCTTGACAACCATTACACTGGACCCTCTTGACCACCATAACACTGGACCCTCTTGACTACCATTACACTGAACCCTCCTGACTACCATTACACTTGACAACCATTACACTGAACCCTCTTGACTACCATGACACTGATCCCTCTTGATAACCATTACACTGAACCCTTTTGACTACCATTACACTGGACCCTCTTGACAACCATAACACTGAACCCTCTTCACAACCATAACACTGGACCCTCTTGACTACCATTACACTGGACCCTCTTGACAAACATAACACTGGACCCTCTTGACTACCATTACACTTGACCCTCTTGACAACCATACCACTGGACCCTCTTGACTAACAATACACTGGACCCTCTTGACTACCATTACACTTGACCCTCTTGACTACCATTACACTTGACACTCTTGGCAACCATACCACTGGACCCTCTTGACTACCATGACACTGGACCCTCTTGACAACCATAACACTGAACCCTCTTGACAACCATAACACTGGACCCTCTTGACAAGCATTACACTGAACCCTCCTGACTACCATTACATTTGACACTCTTGACTACCATTACACTGAACCATCTTGACAACCATAACACTGGCCCTCTTGACAAACATTACACTGAACCCTCCTGACTACCATTACACATGACTACCATTACACTGGACCCTCTTGACAACCATAACACTGGACCCTCTTGACTAACATTAAACTGGACCCTCTTGACTACCATTACACTGGACCCTCTTGACTAACATTTCACTGAACTCTCTTGACAACCATTACACTAGACCCTCTTGACTAACATTACACTGGACCCTCTTGACTAACATTAAACTGGACCCTCTTGACAACCATTACACTAGACCCTCTTGACTAACATTACACTGGACCCTCTTGACAACCATAACACTGGACCCTCTTGACTACCATTACACTTGACACTCTTGACTACCATTACACTGAACCGTCTTGACAAACATTACACTTGACCCTCTTGACTACCAATACACTGGACCCTCTTGACTACCATTACACTTGACCCTCTTGACTACCAATACACTGGACCCTCTTGACAACCATAACACTGGACTCCCTTGACAACCATTACACTGGACCCTCTTGACAACCATAACACTGGACTCCCTTGACAACCATAACACTGGACCCTCTTGACAACCATAACACTGGACTCCCTTGACAACCATAACACTGGATCCTCTTGACAAACATTACACTGCACCCTCCTGACTACCATTACACTAGACTCTCTTGACTACCATTACACTAAACTCTACTGACTACCATTACACTGATCCCTCTTGACTACCATTACACTTGACGCTCTTGACAAACATTACACTGGACACTCTTGACTACCATTACACTTGATGCTCTTGATAAACATTACACTGGACTCCCTTGACAACCATAACACTGGACCCTCTTGACAAACATTACACTGAACCCTCCTGACTACCATTACACTAGACTCTCTTGACTACCATTACACTAAACTCTACTGACTACCATTACACTGATCCCTCTTGACTACCATCACACTTGACGCTCTTGACAAACATTACACTGGACACTCTTGACTACCATAACACTGATCCCTCTGGACTACCACTACACTGAACCCCATTGATTACTATTACACATAACCCATATCACCAATATTTCACTGTAATTTCTTTaaaagtgatatatgcacagcACTTGTTTGACTTTGCTCAGCTTTGCACTGCtagaaaaatgaaacaaacaccttttaatataatattttaatagagTACAATGTGTATGGggttttttatttatcaacaaCATGTTCACaataatatgcatgttttataatACCAGTAAATGTATGCATATGTGTAAacagacaataaataaacaatacatctGATGTAataaattttacagaaatgcTCAAACATCACTACGTATCACAcagtatatttaaaaacttGCACAAGTAACCATACAATTTTCAATGaaggtttatattttatcacCCATGAAACATTCAGATGCGCATCGTGCCGCGGCGCAAGAGGCGCGGGGTGAGGGGTATGATGCTCCCCTTCCGAATGGTCAATAAAGGCAAGTGAGCCCCTCTTGGATAGGCTCACGAAGACATTTTCAGACAACAGTCTCTTGACTTTTGTGGACAGCGATGGCTAAAGAGTGAAAAGGTAGAAGCCAAAGGATATTAGCTAGTGGTCTAAGGAGGATCCCATTTAATACACGTACACAATGACGTATatgtttcacatatatatatgacattCCTAGTATAATTCAATTGTGATAACAGTATCTGTGATATTATCATATTACATTTACACTGTTAACTTTAAACTAAACTTAtcgttgttgctgttttttgtgtgaaaaataaatatgtacttATTCACGGTACACATCAATGGTACCTAACAGTGGTTGTCTTCTGTAGTTGGTTTTGAGATTCTATCTCTACGCTCCAAATTTTTATATTGTCTTTCATAAGTTGTATGATCAGCGTGCTGTCGTTCCTCATCGACTCTGGGAGGCTGTTCGTCtcgtcggcggcggcggcaaCCGCCTCTCTCGCCATCTCGCAGCCAGTCTCGTGAGATTCGAGAATCTCGTGGTGAAACACTGAAAAATTGAGAATCAGTCCAAGACGCAAAGGGTGGGCGGGGGATAGATTTTCCTTTGCCTGTTCAAACGCTGTAGCGTACGCGACTTTTGCGCGTTCAAAGACTCCGTCGCTTATCGTATCCCGGCTGAACTCGGATAAATAACGGAAGTAATCTCCCTGCATCTTTAAATAGAATATCCGGTTCTCTGTATCGATCGTGTTTAAAAGATGCTGCTCAATCAGACTAAGCACCTCGTTACAACAGACTTTCAATTCTTCTTCGATTTTCGTCCTGTACTCCCTGCTTAAATCCCTCCGCCTGTTGGAGCTTCCAATCTTCTGCTCGATACCTGAAACTACGCGCCAAGACGCGCGTTTTTGTCCAACGTAATTCTTGTACGCGTTAGCAAACATGTTGCGTTCCTCGACCGACAAGTCGCGTCCCTTAACGACAAGTGCCTTCATATACGTGACCATATCGTCCCAGCGGCCCGCCTCTTCCGCTAACCGCGCACGCTCCAGAATTGAGCGGCGTTCTTCCGCCGATAATGACATCCTGAAGCCTTGAATTGCACTTATATCAACGACTACATATACCGGCTGTTTATCCGTACATACAAGTGTACCAAATCAGATGGAAAAAAAGTGTATGTGCACGTCCTCTCAGTGCGTGTTTACTGTACGGATTCTCAAGCAGTCTTGTTTATGATAATTCCACGTGCGTACACTGTTGTAGATTTGTCATTCCTTCGGCGTTCTTTCGACGGACTGTTTGGGTTAAATGCACAGCAAAGCTTAATATGTACGAGCCATATTCAAAGATACGTACTATGTCTGTAGAATTCCCTTTTAACATCACACAACACGTGTTGTAGTTACACAATATTTACACTTTTTTTGTAGCGGGTGTCTTTTCTTGTCatcgaaattataaaaaaagttaaccAACAATACAATGtcagatattttcttttatgcTGACGTGCATTAGCCGTTAATGATTTTGCTGTCATTAAATACTTCACGAAAATGTGATTaagaaaatgtcaatattaataaaaaatatatatattcgatATTTCACCAGTAAGTCTTGCGAATTGCAATTAATGCGCACGGTACGTCGATAACAGAGATTAATAAGTATAATGCAAGAAAACACTCATATCCGTGTaggtaaatatttcaattactgGTCGTCGGACTCCAATCAATACAAATAAGGACTGGCTTTCAAAATAACACTTCCATTAAGCGCACTTCATCAGCGATAAATGTTTTTACTATGATTCCAGTCAATATATCTGCTAGTTACATTAAAGACAGAAAGTGTTCGTATTCAAGCGCGTTTCTCTTTCATATTTGGCGTCCAACTGTCATCTACATTTGCCATCAATTATTTATGTGTCCAGCCTTCTTATGTTTCCCTCCTTGCTTTGAGGAGACCACTTTTCTTAATTGTCTCAGACAGTACTTAATTAATGCCCTTACCGATATACCACATTGAATGGTCGACTACACTGCGGTATTACTTTGTACACTTAATACAAGGTTTTTTCTtgatatacatgaaaaatgcCACATCTACAGCGCTATGCCAGAAATAAGTGaacttttttaaaagttgttatgTGCTGTTTCATAGAATCTAACCCAATTTCATGGGAAATCaatgtttttgctgttgttgttgttttcaaaacattctaAACATACATAGACTGTCGTAAAGTTACCAGTTAGTATTTCATGACGCCTCATTTTAATTGGTGATTATATAAGTAAGGGTATTTTATAAAGATACTGCAAGAAAGATCGACTAGAAGTATTGAACTGTATCATTTTGACCATTGTTTTAACAATAGTTCTAGAAGTCTTTACGGAACACACAGTATAAAATGTGTTTCCATATACATGGTTTAGTGAGATGTCGGTTTTGTGAGATGTCATTCTTTGTGAGGGAATGcacaaatgttttattggtgaattatttaacaaatctaAATCAAATTTTGAGGAGCATGCTTTTATTACTGATAGAAattgatgacgtcacaaaaatattgtgtaaaaaaaatatttttaaacatgctCTCAGATTACATATAGGTTAATCGATACCACTCAACTGTTCGTTTAATGTAAGTTTACAGATGTAATCAGATTTCCTGAATTGTTTACATCAACGAAAGGACAACCCCAAGAACAA encodes the following:
- the LOC128228340 gene encoding 14-3-3 protein zeta-like translates to MSLSAEERRSILERARLAEEAGRWDDMVTYMKALVVKGRDLSVEERNMFANAYKNYVGQKRASWRVVSGIEQKIGSSNRRRDLSREYRTKIEEELKVCCNEVLSLIEQHLLNTIDTENRIFYLKMQGDYFRYLSEFSRDTISDGVFERAKVAYATAFEQAKENLSPAHPLRLGLILNFSVFHHEILESHETGCEMAREAVAAAADETNSLPESMRNDSTLIIQLMKDNIKIWSVEIESQNQLQKTTTVRYH